Proteins found in one Schistosoma mansoni, WGS project CABG00000000 data, supercontig 0278, strain Puerto Rico, whole genome shotgun sequence genomic segment:
- a CDS encoding mitochondrial carrier protein, putative, producing MAAACTHPLDLIKVHLQTQQKKQFGMVSMGIRVWKQDGVLAFYNGISASILRQLTYSMTRFGIYETYKQSKNAPLPFSESSLVALASGFCGGVVGNPADMINVRMQNDMKLPINERRNYKNCIDGLIRVVRHEGGIKLFNGVSMTASRAAFMTLGQLAFYDKFKIMLINSGGFEDKPLTHLIASSSAAGVATFITQPFDVMKTRLMNAPPGKYSDLISCAVDLAVTGPLSFFKGLIPSFIRLAPHTVLTFVFLEQLIFNFGHLPPSK from the exons ATGGCAGCTGCATGTACTCATCCGTTAGATCTTATCAAAGTACATTTACAAACTCAACAAAAGAAGCAGTTCGGGATGGTTAGTATGGGGATTCGTGTATGGAAACAAGATGGAGTTTTAGCGTTTTACAATGGAATAAGTGCTTCGATCTTGAGACAACTTACATATTCTATGACTCGATTTGGAATTTACGAAACGTATAAACAGTCTAAAAATGCCCCCTTGCCATTCAGTGAAAGCTCATTAGTAGCCTTGGCTTCTGGATTTTGTGGCGGTGTTGTTGGTAACCCAGCTGACATGATTAACGTCAG aatGCAAAATGATATGAAACTTCCTATAAATGAACGACGAAA ctACAAAAATTGTATCGATGGATTAATTCGTGTAGTTCGTCATGAAGGTGGAATCAAATTATTCAATGGAGTCAGTATGACTGCTTCTCGAGCTGCATTTATGACATTAGGACAATTAGCTTTTTATGATAAATTTAAAATCATGCTTATTAACTCTGGTGGATTTGAAGACAAACCTTTAACGCATTTGATTGCAAGTTCTAGTGCA GCTGGCGTTGCAACTTTTATTACCCAACCATTTGATGTAATGAAAACTCGTTTAATGAATGCTCCTCCTGGAAAGTATTCC GATCTGATTAGCTGTGCTGTAGATCTTGCAGTTACTGGTCCATTATCTTTTTTCAAAGGTCTTATTCCATCATTCATCCGTTTAGCGCCGCATACTGTATTAACGTTTGTATTCCTTGAACAATTGATTTTTAATTTTGGACATTTACCGCCTTCaaaataa